Below is a genomic region from Buchnera aphidicola (Nurudea yanoniella).
TTTTAATGATATAAATCTGTTATTTTGTATATCCCAAAATCTGTGTCGCTGTAAATTTGGGAAGAAACGTCTTTTAGTAGCGTTCATAGCATGAGATCGACGATTTCCAATCATTGGTTTTTTTCTAGTTATTTTGCAAATTTTTGACATAATTTAAATTACCTATTTTTTTAAATAATAAAATCTTAAACTTTTTAAAATGATATAATACAGGATGTTACTGTGTATAAATTAAATTTCAATTTAATTTTATATTTGTAAGTTAAATTTTTTAAAATTTTAAATAAAATTTTATTAACAGGATTTATTTTTGTGAAGTTTTTAAAAAAATTTTTTATAATTACAATTATATTATTTACATTTTCTTGCTTGAGTATATTTTTTTTAATGAATAGTAATTTTGGATTAAACGTAATGTATCATTTCATTCATTATTATATACCAGAATTAAAAATAAGAAAAATAATAGGAGAATTTAATAATTGTATATTTCAAGATATTAAATATTTTTCGCATGATAAGAGTTTTTTTATTAAAGAGATACATGTAAAAGCAAGTTTTAATTTATTAAGAAATCGTGGTATTTTTATAGACAAAATTTTATTTACAGGATGTGATTTATATATTAAAAATACTTTTTTTACAATATTGAAAGATAAGCTTTTATACTTAAATGTACGATTGATATATTTTTTGAAATTTCCTATTATTTTAAAAGATATAAAATTTGATAATTTTTCTTTTTCTACGAAAAAAATGCTATTTTTTATAGATCATTTTTCAGGAGTATATATATGGACGGGAAAAGAATTAAAATGTTTATATAGCCAAGTTAATAATATTTTTATCAAACAAAAAGAAATTATAAAAGTTTATAAAAACAAAGTAGAAGCATTGAATTTAAAAAAAGATATAATTCCAAATATATATTTTGAAGATATTTTAAAGCATTTAGAAATATGGAGAGTCAATATTCCTATAAATATTGATTTGCAATATCTGCATAGTAAAAATATTTATTTTTTTGGAAAACATAATTTTTATTTATCTAATTTTTTTGTTAATTTTAAAATTTCTGATAATGAAGTAGTTGTAAAAGAATTATATTTTTCAATTTATAGAATAAAATTTATTATATTCGGAACTTTAAATTTTAATAAAAATTTTTTAACTCGTTTTTTAATTTATTGTTCTAACTTAGAAAAAAATTGTAATAGAGAAAGTTTGATAATTTCTATTAATGGATTTTTATTAAACCAATTAAAGATGAATTTTAATTTTTTTGGTTATTTAAATACAAAAATTTATATAAAATTAGAATTAGAAAAATTTAATTCTTTTTTACATACGGAACTTGTTATTCCGTGTTTAGACTTAGTTATAAACAAAAAAAAATATATTTTATTTAAAGAAATAAAATCTAAGATAGTAGGAAATTTATCTAATTTTAATTTTTTTATCCATGGAATGGTTAATATAAATTATTTTTTTCCTATACAATTATATTTTTCAGGAGTAAGAAATAATTCAACATTATATATAAAAAATATACGATGTAATTTGTTTGAAGAAGAAATAATATTTAAAAATTTATTGAATTTATTGCACAGAAAAAAGTTTTCTTTTCCAATGGTTTCGTATAAAAATTCTAATATTTTTTATATACAATTTGTAATAAAAAAAATAATGGAAGAATTTTTAAAATTAAAAAAAAATAATCACTTGATATTAGATATAATAGTATTTTTTAAACATAACCCTATAAAGGTAATTAATTCTAAGTTACATTTTTCTTTATTTCAAATATTAAAAAAATGGACCATTTCTTTTTTTAATTATTTTTCTTTTAAAAAAAACTCTAAAATTATAAATAATTGTATTAGAGAAGAAACGCCTATTAATATCGTTGTTAAATTGAGATTATTAAATAATTCATTATTTAGTTTTTTTGAACGTATTTATGGAAATGTTGATATTTTATATTTTAAAAAAAAATATGAATTTTCAATGCATTTTATAGGGAAAGATTTAATTTGGAATGGTTTCAAAATGTCTAATTTTAAATTATTAGTAATTTTGAAACATGGAATTTATGATTTTTTTGAAACTCAGTTATTTATACAAAATCTTTTTGTCTTTAATATTAACATTTCTTCATTTCTATTAAAATTAAGTAATAATAAACATGGATATAATTTAATTTTAGATGTCCTAAAAAATAATTATTGTCTTGATATAAATCTTTCTGGAAAATCGAACATTTTTATAACAAATCAGATTAAAGTAATAAATAAAGTTAATTTTTTGACTCCGTTATATTATTTTCATTTTAATAATATATTTGTAATTTTTAAAAGTAAAAAAACAATAAATTACATAAAAGAACTATTTTTTAGTACAAATTATAAATCTAAGAGATCTATAACATATTTTATTCAAAGTATAGTTGATAATATTTTAAATAATAATAATAAAAACTTTAAAAATATATTTAAGAATTGGAAAAATTTATTTTTTTCGAATAAATTATTTTCATGTGCAGCTACGTTCCAGTTAAATTATGTATTTAATTGCAAAACATTAACATTAAAATGGAATTTTCAAGAAAATATGTGTTTTAAAACTAATCAAATATTTAAAGGGGTTATGAATTTTAATAAAGTTGAACGAAAGTTTTTTATTAATGGAAATATTATTTTAAAAAGTTTTTCAATAAAATTATTAAATTTTTACAGCACAGATATGCAAAATTTTTTTGGAGTTTTAAATGGAAATCTAGTATTTAAAGGAATTATGGAAAATTTTCAATTACATGGAAATTTATCAATTTCCAATATTTATATAAAAAATTTATTTTATGTGAAAAAAATATATTTTAATAGTTTGAAATTAACCGTTAATCATAATAATTTTATATTTAGCAGTATTGTTAAAATGGAAAGTTTTTTAAAATTGATGTTTAAGTTAAAATTTTTATATCTTAATGTTTTTTCTTTAAAATAGAAAAATTTTTGGTTTTTAAAATTTTCTGTATACAATTTATAATACTGATTTGGTATATATTTTATTATAGAATTAATAAGGATATCTATTTTCAAAAAGATATCCTATATTATTAAGATATATAAAAATTTGATAATATATATTTTTTAATTTTTTTAAAGATTTTAAGAAATATAATAATAATAGAAATGAATTTTATAATGTGAAATATTTATATTCTATTTTATTTGCAGAGAAATATTTTTTATTTTTTTTTTAAAGCAGATAAAATTTCCTTATATGCTTCATTTTTATCTCCCCAATTAATGATTTTTACCCATTTATTTTTTTCTAGATCTTTGTAATGTTTAAAAAAATGTACAATTTGTTTTTTTAATATATCAGGAAATTCGTTTATGTTTTTTATATAAGAATATTCTGGGCAAATATTTACATTAGGAATGGCAATAATTTTATTATCTGTTCCACATTCGTCTAGCATTTTTAAAATTCCTATTGGTCTACATGGTATTACTGCATTAGGAATTATAGGAAAAGGAGAATGCACTAATACGTCTATAGGATCTTTATCAGAGGATAAAGTATCATTAATAAATCCATAGTTACAAGGATAAAACATAGGAGTTGGAATAAACCTATCTACAAATAAAACTCCTAAATCTTTATTTATTTCATATTTTACTGGATTAGAATGTGATGAAATTTCGATAATTACATTGATATCATATGGAACGTTTTTTCCGGAAGATACTTTTTTTATGTTCACTGTTATTCCTATTATATTTTATTAAAAATTTTATTTTAATTTAGAATATTTAGAAAAGTTTTATTTTAATTTTTTTAAGTGTATTATAGTAAATAATTACATACATTAATTAGAAAAATATGAAAATACAACATAATTTTTTTTTGCAGGAAAAAAAAATTAAAAGTATCATTGAATATATACTGAATATTGTTAAAAGTCATTCAGCTGAAGCTGAAGTGTTGGCATATCATAATTCAGGAATTAATCTCGGAATAAGAAATAAAATCATTGATCATGTTGAATTTAACAAAGATAATCTGATAACAATTACAATTTATAAAAAAAATAGAAAAAGCACTGTATCTTCTAAAAACTTTAGTATACAAGCAATTAACAAAATTATTAATTTTTCTATAGATGCTATTAATTATGCATCTGTAGATTTATGTGTTGGTCTTCCTAATCTTGAATTACTAGCAATAGGAAATTTAAAAGATCTTAATTTATATTATCATTGGAAATGGGATATTAATTATATTGTTGATTTAATGTTAGTGGCTGAACAAGAAGCTTTTAAGATAGATAAAAGGATTATTAATACAGAAGGATTTAATTTTAAAAGTTGCATGAATATGATATGTTTTGGAAACAGTTCTGGAATGTTAGAAAGTTACAAGACTACTTCGTATTATTTTTCTAATTGTATGATTGCAAAAGAAAATAAAGATATGCAAAGGGATATGTTTTATACAATTTCAAGAGATATTAATGATTTAGTAGTGCCCAATATTGTAGGAATAGAAAGCTCTAATAGAGCTTTATCTCGATTACATTCTCAAAAATTGTCGTCTATGAATAGTCCTATTATTTTTTCTTCAGAACTAGCTTCAGAATTTTTTTCATATTTTTCAAAAGCTATTAATGGTTTTAATGTTTACAATAAGTCCACATTTTTATTGAATAGTTTAGAAAAACAGGTTTTTCCTAGCTGGTTGAGTATAGAAGAACATCCTCATATAAAAAAAGGATTAGGTTCAAGGTGTTTTGATTCAGAAGGCGTGCGTACATTTCAAAAAACAATAGTCAAGAATGGTATTTTGAAAACATGGATTTTAAATAATTATTCAGCTAAAAAAATGAATTTAGTGAGTACTTCTAATGCAGGAGGGGTTCATAATTGGTTAATGTTAGGAATTTCAGATATGAACTTAAACGAATTATTAATGTCTATGTATAAAGGAGTTTTAATAACAGAACTATTAGGAAATGGATTAAATTTAATTACTGGAGATTATTCATGTGGTGCAGTTGGATTTTGGATAGAACGAGGAACTATTCAATATCCTGTAAGTGAGATTACAATTTCTGGTAATTTAAAGGATATTTTTAGGAATATTGTATCTATAGGAAATGATATTGATAAAAGACATAAAATACTCTCAGGATCAATTTTATTGCCTTCTATTCAAATATCAGGTCTTTAGAAATTGTTAACATGTAATAATTATAAAATTTTTGATAATTTTTAAAAAGTTAAAAGTCTAATAGTGTTAGAAAATATTTTAATTATAAAGTATACCTATAAGCCGGGTTCTGTATTTGATAGTCATTTATCTAGAATGATAATCACTTATCATTTCGAGCAGCCTACCCGAGTATTTGTATATTAGGGCAAAAAATACTCCTATTTGGCCTTGCTCCAGGTGGAGTTTGCCTAGCCATACTAATTTCTGAGTATGCGGTGAGCTCTTACTTCACCATTTCACCCTTTCCTTTTTATTGATTCAAACATAAAAAGGTGGTATTTTTTCTGTTGCACTAGTCGTAAGCTTGCGCTTCCCAGACGTTATCTGGCACCTATATGCCCTATGGAGCCCGGACTTTCCTCTTCTATTATTCATGAAATTATAGCAGCGACTATCCAGTTAACTTATATAAAAATATTTTTTATAACTTTTTAGACTTTTTTAACAATATAATTATACAATAAATTTTTTGATAATTCACATAACTTTTATTTTTTTAAATTTATAGTAGTTTTTTTGTATATATTTTAAAATTTTTACATATTATTTTTATTTATAATTTTAGTTTTTTATTTTATGATTTAAATTAATGTATTTTGATATATATGAATTTCATAGAAATGTAATTTTTTTAAAATTATATCATGCAATTTTTATATGTTGAATTTTATAATTGTTACAAGGTAGAAGAAAATAATTTTATTTCAATATAAGGAATAATAAAGAGTATAATGAAGCGAGTTGTTATTACTGGATTAGGTATAATTTCTAGTATTGGAAATAATAAGTTGGAAGTATTAAATTCCTTATTACATACTGTATCAGGCATTTCTTTTTCAGAAGAAATGCAAAAACATGGTATGCGTAGCAATGTATATGGAAATATAAAATTAGATATTTCACAATGCGTAAATCGTAAGATTGCACGATTTATGAGTGATGCGTCTATATATTCGTATTTGTCCATGGAAGAAGCTATTAGAGATTCTAAGTTATCTCCTAAAATATATAAAAAAAATCCTAGAGTAGGTGTTATTGCTGGATCTAGTTCAGGTTCCCCGAAATGTCAATTAAATGGCATGAATTATGAAAAAAATAAAAAATTAAAGTCTATTAGTCCATATGTGGTAGTAAAATCTATGGCTTCTAATATATCTGCTTGCTTAGCTACTGCTTTTAAAATATATGGAATAAATTATTCTATTAGTTCAGCATGTTCTAGTTCAGCTCATTGTATAGGAAATGCAATAGAATTAATACAATTAGGAAAACAAGATGTAATATTTGCTGGTGGAGGAGAAGAAATTAGTATAGAGTTAGCATGTACATTTGATGCTATGGGAGTATTATCTACTAAGTATAATTATAATCCGATTATTGCATCTAGAGTTTTTGATATATATCGCGATGGTTTTGTCATTTCAGGTGGTGCAGGTATAATCGTTGTAGAAGAACTAAATTTTGCATTATCTCGTTCTGCTTATATATATGCAGAAATTATTGGATATGGAACTTCTTCTGATGGTTTTAACATTGTTGTACCATCAGGAAATGGAGCAGTGCGGTGTATGAATTTAGCTATGAAAGGTATAGATAAAGAATCTATTGACTATTTAAATGCGCATGGTACATCTACTAAATTAGGTGATATAATTGAATTGAATGCTATTAAGGATGTTTTTCATAAGTCTCGTATTCCAATTATTTCATCTACTAAATCCATTACTGGACATTCGTTAGGTGCATCAGGAGTGCAAGAGATAATTTATAGTATTTTAATGCTAGAAAATAAATTTTTAGTACCTAGTATTAATATTTTAAAATTAGATCCTCAAGCTAAAAATTGTAATATCTTAACTAATATTATAAAGAAAGACATTTCTGTTATTATGTCAAATAGTTTTGGATTTGGTGGTACAAATGTATCTTTAATTATAAGAAAATATTATTAACACATAATATCAGAGCAATAATTCTTAAAAAATTTTTATATTTGTTTATAATTTTATACAATTATACGGTATAAAATATACATTATATATATATTATATTTGTTATAGATTTTTAAATATTTTTATTTTAAATAAATGAACTAGTTTTATTCTTAAAAAAGAGGAGTTTGAACTTTTAGTACGAATGTATCTTAATTTTAGGAAATAATTTTTACATTTCATATTAATTAAATAATATTTGAATAGCAGTATTAATTATTAATGTTTGGATGTTGATTATAATTGAAATATGTGGAATATATTAATTTTAATTTTATTTTTCGTTAAATTTTATTTATGTATATTTAGATGTATATTAAATGTTGTATTTAATAAATATCTTAGATTATGTGGTATTCATATACATAAAATAATTATGAAAAATCGTTATAGGAATATGAAAATTTGAATCAGTTAGAATCGTTAAAAAAGTATAGTAAGATTGTGGTAGATAGTGGAGATATAGAATCAATAAAAGACTATTTTCCTGAAGATACTACTACAAATCCTTCGCTTATTTTGAAAGCAATTATCTCTCCTTTGTATGAAAATATTATTGATGATGCTATTACTTATGCAAAAAAAATAGGAGGGACATATGCATGTCAATTGCTTAATGCAGTAGACAAAGTTTCTGTTATATTAGGTACAAAAATTTTAAAAATTATTTCTGGAAGAGTTTCTACTGAAGTTGATGCTCATTTGTCATTTAATACTGATCTATGTATTGAAAGATCTAAAAAAATTATTTCTATGTATGAAGAAGAAGGAATTAGTAGATCCAGAATATTAATTAAGCTAGCTTCT
It encodes:
- the rpmB gene encoding 50S ribosomal protein L28 produces the protein MSKICKITRKKPMIGNRRSHAMNATKRRFFPNLQRHRFWDIQNNRFISLKISAKGIRYIDKLGSDIIFKKKLLPKNKST
- the ppa gene encoding inorganic diphosphatase encodes the protein MNIKKVSSGKNVPYDINVIIEISSHSNPVKYEINKDLGVLFVDRFIPTPMFYPCNYGFINDTLSSDKDPIDVLVHSPFPIIPNAVIPCRPIGILKMLDECGTDNKIIAIPNVNICPEYSYIKNINEFPDILKKQIVHFFKHYKDLEKNKWVKIINWGDKNEAYKEILSALKKK
- the pmbA gene encoding metalloprotease PmbA, which produces MKIQHNFFLQEKKIKSIIEYILNIVKSHSAEAEVLAYHNSGINLGIRNKIIDHVEFNKDNLITITIYKKNRKSTVSSKNFSIQAINKIINFSIDAINYASVDLCVGLPNLELLAIGNLKDLNLYYHWKWDINYIVDLMLVAEQEAFKIDKRIINTEGFNFKSCMNMICFGNSSGMLESYKTTSYYFSNCMIAKENKDMQRDMFYTISRDINDLVVPNIVGIESSNRALSRLHSQKLSSMNSPIIFSSELASEFFSYFSKAINGFNVYNKSTFLLNSLEKQVFPSWLSIEEHPHIKKGLGSRCFDSEGVRTFQKTIVKNGILKTWILNNYSAKKMNLVSTSNAGGVHNWLMLGISDMNLNELLMSMYKGVLITELLGNGLNLITGDYSCGAVGFWIERGTIQYPVSEITISGNLKDIFRNIVSIGNDIDKRHKILSGSILLPSIQISGL
- a CDS encoding beta-ketoacyl synthase N-terminal-like domain-containing protein, with translation MKRVVITGLGIISSIGNNKLEVLNSLLHTVSGISFSEEMQKHGMRSNVYGNIKLDISQCVNRKIARFMSDASIYSYLSMEEAIRDSKLSPKIYKKNPRVGVIAGSSSGSPKCQLNGMNYEKNKKLKSISPYVVVKSMASNISACLATAFKIYGINYSISSACSSSAHCIGNAIELIQLGKQDVIFAGGGEEISIELACTFDAMGVLSTKYNYNPIIASRVFDIYRDGFVISGGAGIIVVEELNFALSRSAYIYAEIIGYGTSSDGFNIVVPSGNGAVRCMNLAMKGIDKESIDYLNAHGTSTKLGDIIELNAIKDVFHKSRIPIISSTKSITGHSLGASGVQEIIYSILMLENKFLVPSINILKLDPQAKNCNILTNIIKKDISVIMSNSFGFGGTNVSLIIRKYY